A window from Peromyscus eremicus chromosome 5, PerEre_H2_v1, whole genome shotgun sequence encodes these proteins:
- the LOC131910352 gene encoding cytochrome c oxidase subunit 6C-2-like gives MHQGWAPEPWKDVGVEDIHYHEFSALPKPQMHGLLAKRLRVHIVGAFIMALGVAASYKFGVAEPRKKVYADFYRNNDSMKDFEEMRKAGIFQSAK, from the exons ATGCATCAGGGCTGGGCACCAG AACCCTGGAAGGATGTTGGTGTAGAGGACATTCACTACCATGAGTTCAGTGCATTGCCGAAACCTCAGATGCATGGTCTTCTGGCCAAGCGCCTGCGGGTTcacattgttggtgcattcattATGGCCCTGGGAGTTGCTGCTTCCTATAAGTTTGGTGTGGCTGAACCCAGAAAGAAGGTGTATGCAGATTTCTACAGGAATAATGACTCCATGAAGGACTTTGAAGAGATGAGGAAGGCTGGTATTTTCCAGAGTGCGAAGTGA